TTCCGCGTCGAGTGGACTTCCGATGTTGGCGGCCAATTCGACGGAAGCTCCATCGGCCGTGACGGAAGGGAGATTTCGATAGGGAAGCAGCCGGCGGCGTCTTTGCTCGTAGCGGGCTTGCAGCTCGCGGTAACGTTCCAATTCGTCCGGCGACGGATTCGCCAGCAGCTCGCCGGTCGTTCCGTCGACGACGACGACGCTGCCGTTCTCGACGGCCAGAACCCGCTCGCCGATGCCGACGACCGCCGGCAGCCCGAGCGCCCGTGCCAGAATCGCCGCATGGGCGGTCCGGCCGCCGGCGGCGGTGGCGAACCCGGCTGCGGTCCCTTGAAACCGGACCGTCTCCGAAGGGGTCAAGTCGCCCGCGATCAACACGAGGGGGCCTGCCGGCCGGACGCTGCGGTTGCCGTCCGCGCCTGTCAAATGCCCGATCAGCCTTCGGCCCACGTCGCGGATGTCCGCGGCGCGCTCCTTCATGTAATCGTCGTCCATGCTTTCGAGCGTTCCGGCGATTTCCTCCGCCGTCTCGTGGAGGGCGGACTCGGCGTTGCGGCTTTGTTCGGCGACCCGCGTTCGGGCGCGGCCGATAAATTCCTCGTCCTCCAGCAGCAGCAGATGCGCCTCGAAAATTTCCGCTTCCTCGGCTCCCAGCCTGCGGCGCACTTCGTCTATCAGGCCGCGGATATCGGCTTTCGCCGCCGAGACGGCCCGGTCGAGGCGTTCCAGCTCGGCCGCGACATCCGCGACGCTGCGCCGTTCGACGGAGCCGCGCGTCTCACGGTCGAGCACCCAGGCGCGGCCAATGGCGTAACCGGGCGCGGCCGGGATGCCTTTTAACCGGAGCGCGCTCATTTCCATTCAACCTTTTCGATCGGCGATTCGATGATCGCGCCGATCTCGCGAACCGCCTCTTCTTCCCGCTCGCCTTCGGCGATAATCGTAATGACGTTGCCGTATTTCGCGCCCAACGTCAGCACGTTCACGAGACTTTTGGCTCCGACCCGTTTTCCGTCCTTTTCGAGATAAATGTCGCAGGGAAAAGCGGCGGCGGTCTGGACGATTTTGCGCGCCGGACGGGCATGGATGCCCAACTGGTTTTGTACGGTGAATTGCGCTTGCATGGCACTCACTCCCGTTTTATATTTTTATAGGCGGCGATCGAATCGGTCGGTTCGCCGGAATTGCGATAACAACGGAGGCCGCCGGTCAAGGCGGCCTGTCGCCGCTGTTGTTTCCGCGGAGAGGGGTTACTTCTCCAGCCATTTGTCCAATTCGTCGCGAATCCGTTCGGATTCCGGGCCGAAGATAATCTGCACGCTGCCCGAGCCCAGCCGGATCACGCCGGCGGCGCCCAAAGCCTTCAGCGTTTTGTCCTGCACCTGCTTGTCGTCCTTGACGACCAGGCGCAGCCTCGTGATGCAATTGTCAACGCTGATGACATTGTCGGAACCGCCGATCGCATGCAGCACTCGGACCGTTTTGTCGTGCAGCGTGCCCGAGCCTGCCGGTTTGGTTTGACCGCCAGCGGGCTCCTCGTCCTTCTCGCGGCCCGGGGTCGGGATATCGAACTTCGCGATCAAAATCCGGAACAAGAAATAGTACACGACCGCAAACGCCAGACCGACGGGAATCAGAAGCAGCGGCTTGGTCGCCAGCGGATAGTTGACCACGTAGTCGATGAATCCGGCCGAGAACCCGAAGCCGTGCTTGATGCCGAGCTCGTAGGTGATCAGACCGGACAACCCCGTCATCACAGCGTGAATGCCGTACAGCACCGGCGCTACGAACATGAAGGCGAATTCCAGCGGTTCCGTAATTCCCGTCAGGAAGGAAGCGAGCGCGGCGCCGACCATGACGGAGCCGATCGCCTTGCGTTTCTCCGGCTTGGCGGCGTGCACGATCGCCAGAGCGCCGGCCGGAAGGGCGAACATCATGATCGGGAAGAAGCCGGTCATGAACATGCCTGCGGTTTTGTCTCCGGCTAAAAACCGCGTCAGGTCGCCATGCACGACTTTGCCGGCGGCGTCCGTGAAGTCGCCGATCTGGAACCAGGCGATCGAGTTCATGACGTGGTGCAAGCCTATCGGAATCAGCAGACGGTTGCCCGTGCCGAATATGAAGGCTCCGATGCCGCCCAGATCGACGACCCAGCGGCCGAACTTGTCGAGCACCTCCTGGATCGGCCCCCAGACCAGACCGACCGGAATCATGATGATGACCATGGCAATGGAGGTGACGATCGGCACGAACCGTTTGCCGCTGAAGAAGCCAAGCCAATCGGGAAGCTGGATCTTGTGATATTTCTTGTAGAAGAACGCGGCAATCCCGCCGGCGAAGAAGCCGCCGAGCACGCCCATATTCAGCTTCACGTCGGCGCCGACGATGCCGGGGAACGCCGCCGGAACGGCCGCGAGCACTTTGGTCAGCACCATGTACGCGATGACGGCGGTCAGCGCGGCGACCGCATCGCCGGCAAGGCCGATGGCGACGCCGACGGCGAAGATGAGCGGCAGGTTGTCGAAAATGGCAGAGCCGCCGGCCAGCATAAACGGGGCGATATACTGGTTCAGGAACCCCCCGACCGTCTCGCCGAGTTTGAAATCGTTCTCGTAATCGATCGCGCCGAAGCGCAGCAGCAGAGCAAGCGCCGGCATCACCGCAACCGGCAGCATCAACGCTTTCCCGAGTTTCTGCAAAAAAGCGAACATGGGAACAGCCTCCTCCTCACAGGGATAAAAGGATCATGGCGCAGCGTTCGGTCAAGTTTTCAGGGACACCTTCAGAATCGCTTTTTCGTTTTCCCGCACGGCTCCGTATTTGCGCTCGACGCCGGCGGCGATGTCTTCGTTGGCGATCACCACGGGAGTGATCGGGCGGAAGCCCGCTTCGGCGATCGCCTTCGGGTCGAATTCGATCAGCAGTTGGCCGGACCGCACGCGGTCGCCCGTCCGCACGTGAGCGGCGAATCCCCTTCCGCCCAGCGCCACGGTGTTGATGCCGATATGCAGCAGCACCTGAAGGCCGGAATCGTGCTCGACGATGACGGCGTGCCGCGTGTCGATGAGGTGCGCGATCTTGCCGTCGAACGGAGCGGTCAGCCGTCCCGAAGCGGGTTCGATGGCGACGCCGTCGCCCATCATTTTTTGCGCGAACGCTTCGTCGGGCACCTGCTCGAGCGGAACGGACCGCCCTTCGAGCGGCGAGTCGATTGCCACGGTTTGGGTTTTCGAGAACCATTTCCGCATAGGAGAACCTCCTTCTAAGTTGCCGGTGATTGCGGATATTTTTGGAACAAACGGTACAAGTGCATAGCCAGATAAGCCGCTTCGTCGTCTTTCACCGTCGTCTTGAGACGTTCTTCGATGATCGAGGCCATCTCCGATGCGAGCCGGTACACGTCGCCGTACTTCGTTTTGATTTCGTCCAGGAACGGGTTATGCTCCGGCTTTCCACGGGAGATGCGTTCCATGGAGAACCGCAAATGCGCGACCAGGCGGACGTAATCGGGCCCGTCCCGGTCGATCCGGATTCCCCGGCGCCGTTCCAGATAATCGATGAGATCGGACGTCAGGTTCGAGAATTTCATCAACTGTCCGACCGGCACGCTGCTTGCGGCCGCCTGCACGTGCAGGGTCAGGAAGCCGATTTCGTCTTCGGGCACGCGGACGCCGAACGTGTCGGCGATCATCCGGGCCGCTTTTTTCGCGATTTCGTACTCGCGGGGAAAACAGAGTTTCGTTTCCTGCAAATGCGGATTCAGGATGTCCATCCGGTTGCGGAGCCGGTAGACGGCAAACTGAATGTGGCTGGGCAGCGTCACGTATACCTGCGGATTCAGCGACGGGCCGAGTTCGCGCGTGATTTGTTCGATGATCGCGACCGAGACGTTCGCGACCGTCTGGTCGATCGCTTCGAACATGGCGCTGTATCCGTTTGCATGTTGATCGAGCGTATACCTTTTCTCGATCCGCGGATCGTCGGCATCCAAGGCCGCGCCGGCTTTCGCTTCGAAGCCGAGACCTTTGCCGAGCAGAATGTATTCCGTGCCCGTCGCCGGGTTGCGCGCCAGCACCACGTTGTTGCCGATATTCCGCTCGATCCGCAAACGGCTCCCGCCCATCATGCGCTCATCCCTCCAATGGACAGTCTGCGCTTCGCGTTTTCCGGCCATGCCGCCGAAAAAACAGAAAAGCCCGAAAAGAACCGCAGCCAATAGGAACATCTACGGAATCTTTTCGGGCTCATGCCTGCATGACCAGTAACACGCCCAAGCGTATGGGTTGTCGAATTCACTTTCATCATATGAGAAATGCAAACATCCGTCAATGGCCAGTTTTGACGGGGGCGCGCGATCAGGCCGACGGAGCGGGAGCGTCCGCAACGGGGGGCAAAAAAATTCGGGGCCCCTTGCGGGGCCCCATCATGGGAGAGGAGAAACCGGACGAAGAGCTTATGGGGAAACGTAAGTCTTCTCCGCGGTTGTCTACGGCATCGCTGCCGTTACTTTCAGGATGTCCGCTTGGCGGATATCTATACGCGAGGAGGAAAAATTTTTTTACAAGCCGCAAAAATGTGGTACGATAACAGATGATTTCGGAACCGCTTCCGCAATGGGGCGGAGAAGCAATCGGACAACAGGATGTGGATGTATGCGGATCATATCGGGATCGGCAAAAGGAATCGCGCTGAAGGCGGTTCCCGGCACGGGAACGAGACCAACGACGGACAAGGTGAAGGAAGCGATATTCAGCATCATCGGGCCGTATTTCGACGGCGGACGGGTGCTCGATCTGTTCGCCGGCACGGGCGGACTCGGCATCGAAGCGATCAGCAGGGGAATGGACGGCGGCGTATTTATCGACGCCGACCCGAAGGCGCTTGCGGTTATCCGCCGGAATCTGGAGGCGGCCCGGTTCGCGGATCGGGCGGAGGTGTACCGCAACGACGCGTTGCGGGCGCTCAAGCCGTTGGCCAAGCGGGGCGCGGCGTTCGATCTCGTGTTCCTCGATCCGCCGTACCGGATGAAAATCATCCCGGAGCTGCTGAGCAAGCTGCAGGAGTACGCGCTCCTGTCGGAAGGCGCGACGGTCGTGACGGAGCAGGACGCGAACGATCCGGTCCCGGATCGATGCGGGGCGCTGGTGAACGTTCGGCGGGCGGAATACGGGGATACGGCGATTGCCGTGTTCCGGCACGCACCCGAACGGGCGTCGGCAGACGGACCGGCACTTACGGCGAGAGGGAAGGTAGACAACGGACATGCGCAAAGTGGAGAAGGAATATAAAATCGCGGTTTATCCCGGAAGCTTCGATCCGGTGACGATGGGGCATCTCGATATTATCGCCAGGGCGGCCAAGGTGTTCGACAAGCTGATCGTCGCGATCGGCGTCAATTCGTCGAAGCAGCCGCTGTTTTCCGTGGACGAGCGGCTTGAGCTGCTGCGGGAGGTTACGGCGGATTTGCCGAACGTGGAGGCAGACAGGTTTGACGGCTTGCTGGTGAACTACATGCGGCTCAAAAAGGCGCAGGTGATCGTCAAAGGGCTTCGGGCCGTCTCGGACTTCGAATACGAGCTGCAGATGGCTTCGATCAACCAGAAGCTGGATGAGCAGATCGAGACGTTTTTTATGATGACGAATCCGAAGTATTCGTTCTTAAGCTCCAGCATCGTGCGGGAGCTCGCGCGTTACCACGGCCCCGTCGGCGAGCTGGTGCCGCCGGTGGTCGAACAGGCGCTGATCCGGAAATTCGCGCCGTAACGCGGTCCGGCAGCCGCAGCCGGTTAGCGGGCGTTGTCCCGCTTGCGCCGGTGCGGCAGGCCGAGCAGTCCGCAGGCGAGGGCGCAGAAAACGGCGAAGCCCGCCGACACGATCCAGAACAGCGGAGCCGCCGCGGTGGCGGTCTCCCACAGCGGCCCGGAACCGGAGGAACCTGCCGGTGCATAGGCGAAGACGCCGGTCGCCGAGGCGGAGCGGTCGCCGCTGATCGGCCAGAGCAGCCAGGCCGCGGCTGCGGCGATCAAGCCGTGCAGCAGCCTGCCGGCGGCGTAAGGAGCGTATCGCAGGCCGGTGCCGATCGTCATGGAGAACGTCTGGGCGTGGCTGCTGAGGCCGCCCCAGGCGAGGGCGAAGCTCGCGATCGCCGCCGCCGCTTGAGGCGAGCCGAGCCGGGAAGCGGCAAGCGCGCCGATCAGGGAATCGGCGAACGCGGCGGCAGCCGTCTCGGGCAGGCCGCTGCCGGTCCGCGATATCCAGCCGGTCTGGCGAAGCAGCTCCAGCGAGACGGCGGCGAGCATCATGTAGCTGCCGAGCAGAAACAGCCGCTGCACGCTGGAAGACACCGCTTCGCCGAGCAGGCGTCCGAGGGACGGGGCCGTCCGGTCCGGAGCGGGCGAAGCTTCGGCGGCGATCCCAGAGGGCGGGAGTCCCCGGCGGGAGCCGGTCAGCGCGATGCCGGCCAGCAAGGCCGAAGCGAAATGGATCGCCGCCAGCCAGACTCCCGTCCGCCAACTGCCGAAGCAGCCGACGCCCACGACGGTGACGATGACGGCCGGACTGGACAGATGCGACAGGCTGAGCAGACGTTCGCCCTGGCTGCGCGTCAGACGGCCGGCTTTGCTCAGGTCGGCTACGACCGTCGCGGCCGAAGGCTGTCCGGCCGCCGCGCCCAGCCAGAGGCAGAAGGCCGCTTCGCCCGGCAGGCCGAACGCCCGCCGCATCCACCCCTCGAACGGGCGGCCAAGCGATTGGAAGACGCCGTATCCGCGCATGACGTCGATCAGCACGAGATAAGGCAGCAGGGCGGGAAAGACGATTTTCCACCACAACTCCAGCCCGCCGATCGAAGCGCGGAATACGGGTTCGGGATGGGACAGGATGCCGAGCACCGGGATCATCGCGGCGACCGCGACGGCAAACGTCAAGGCCCGGCTGCCCGTGCGAGCGCGTTGGGTCATAAGAGGCTGAACCCTCCTGCTGTAAGGGAGTAGAATCGGACAAGAATACGGCTGTAATCATGTGTATGCTGCGGCTGCGGTCAGATAGACCAAGCCGCCGACGGGAAGGGGGAAGCTTGTGGACGAATATCGCCGGGAGAGGCGGCTGCGGAGCCGTTGTTTGTTTTTTGCGCCGGAGCAGTCATCCCCGACAGGGCGCCGATCGAAGCTGTTCCTGTTCGCCGGGCTGTTCGCCGCGACGTTCGCGGTGTTGACGGCCGTCAGCCGCATTCCCGTGCCGTTGTACGCTTATGCCCCCGGAGAAGCGGCGTCCGTCGAGCCGTTTGTCCGCATGGGGACCGAAC
This DNA window, taken from Paenibacillus thermoaerophilus, encodes the following:
- a CDS encoding HPr family phosphocarrier protein — encoded protein: MQAQFTVQNQLGIHARPARKIVQTAAAFPCDIYLEKDGKRVGAKSLVNVLTLGAKYGNVITIIAEGEREEEAVREIGAIIESPIEKVEWK
- a CDS encoding PTS transporter subunit EIIC, with amino-acid sequence MFAFLQKLGKALMLPVAVMPALALLLRFGAIDYENDFKLGETVGGFLNQYIAPFMLAGGSAIFDNLPLIFAVGVAIGLAGDAVAALTAVIAYMVLTKVLAAVPAAFPGIVGADVKLNMGVLGGFFAGGIAAFFYKKYHKIQLPDWLGFFSGKRFVPIVTSIAMVIIMIPVGLVWGPIQEVLDKFGRWVVDLGGIGAFIFGTGNRLLIPIGLHHVMNSIAWFQIGDFTDAAGKVVHGDLTRFLAGDKTAGMFMTGFFPIMMFALPAGALAIVHAAKPEKRKAIGSVMVGAALASFLTGITEPLEFAFMFVAPVLYGIHAVMTGLSGLITYELGIKHGFGFSAGFIDYVVNYPLATKPLLLIPVGLAFAVVYYFLFRILIAKFDIPTPGREKDEEPAGGQTKPAGSGTLHDKTVRVLHAIGGSDNVISVDNCITRLRLVVKDDKQVQDKTLKALGAAGVIRLGSGSVQIIFGPESERIRDELDKWLEK
- a CDS encoding PTS sugar transporter subunit IIA; amino-acid sequence: MRKWFSKTQTVAIDSPLEGRSVPLEQVPDEAFAQKMMGDGVAIEPASGRLTAPFDGKIAHLIDTRHAVIVEHDSGLQVLLHIGINTVALGGRGFAAHVRTGDRVRSGQLLIEFDPKAIAEAGFRPITPVVIANEDIAAGVERKYGAVRENEKAILKVSLKT
- a CDS encoding PRD domain-containing protein; translation: MMGGSRLRIERNIGNNVVLARNPATGTEYILLGKGLGFEAKAGAALDADDPRIEKRYTLDQHANGYSAMFEAIDQTVANVSVAIIEQITRELGPSLNPQVYVTLPSHIQFAVYRLRNRMDILNPHLQETKLCFPREYEIAKKAARMIADTFGVRVPEDEIGFLTLHVQAAASSVPVGQLMKFSNLTSDLIDYLERRRGIRIDRDGPDYVRLVAHLRFSMERISRGKPEHNPFLDEIKTKYGDVYRLASEMASIIEERLKTTVKDDEAAYLAMHLYRLFQKYPQSPAT
- the rsmD gene encoding 16S rRNA (guanine(966)-N(2))-methyltransferase RsmD; translated protein: MRIISGSAKGIALKAVPGTGTRPTTDKVKEAIFSIIGPYFDGGRVLDLFAGTGGLGIEAISRGMDGGVFIDADPKALAVIRRNLEAARFADRAEVYRNDALRALKPLAKRGAAFDLVFLDPPYRMKIIPELLSKLQEYALLSEGATVVTEQDANDPVPDRCGALVNVRRAEYGDTAIAVFRHAPERASADGPALTARGKVDNGHAQSGEGI
- the coaD gene encoding pantetheine-phosphate adenylyltransferase, translating into MRKVEKEYKIAVYPGSFDPVTMGHLDIIARAAKVFDKLIVAIGVNSSKQPLFSVDERLELLREVTADLPNVEADRFDGLLVNYMRLKKAQVIVKGLRAVSDFEYELQMASINQKLDEQIETFFMMTNPKYSFLSSSIVRELARYHGPVGELVPPVVEQALIRKFAP
- a CDS encoding nucleoside recognition domain-containing protein; translated protein: MTQRARTGSRALTFAVAVAAMIPVLGILSHPEPVFRASIGGLELWWKIVFPALLPYLVLIDVMRGYGVFQSLGRPFEGWMRRAFGLPGEAAFCLWLGAAAGQPSAATVVADLSKAGRLTRSQGERLLSLSHLSSPAVIVTVVGVGCFGSWRTGVWLAAIHFASALLAGIALTGSRRGLPPSGIAAEASPAPDRTAPSLGRLLGEAVSSSVQRLFLLGSYMMLAAVSLELLRQTGWISRTGSGLPETAAAAFADSLIGALAASRLGSPQAAAAIASFALAWGGLSSHAQTFSMTIGTGLRYAPYAAGRLLHGLIAAAAAWLLWPISGDRSASATGVFAYAPAGSSGSGPLWETATAAAPLFWIVSAGFAVFCALACGLLGLPHRRKRDNAR